The sequence below is a genomic window from Sandaracinaceae bacterium.
GACCCAGCCCTCGCGGGGATCGGGCACGTTGAGCCACGGGTTCGGGCCCATCTCGTTCGGTCCGAGGAAGACGAGCTCACCCTCGACGAACGCGCCGTTCCGGCCCCGCCCCGGCGGAGGCGGCTCGCCGCCCATGCCGCACATCGGGTCCATCCACGGCACCAGGAAGACGGTGACGTCGCGCGCGTCGAAGGCCACCACCGAGGTCTTCTCGAAGCAGTGCTTGGCGATGTGCACGGTGGCCGGCGGCAGGATGTCGGGACCCGAGAAGGTGATCTGGCCGAGGCTGTCGGTCAGGCCCTGATGCTCGGTGGCCGTGTCCTCCCCCACGATGGCGAACGCGTCGGGCACCGGCGCGCCGGTCATCGCGTTGACCACGGTGACGTTGATCGCGCCCTCGATCGGGCCGCCGCCGAGCCCGCCGGAGCGGGGGTCGGAGCTGTCGTAGTAGCTGTAGGCGTCCTGGGCGACGGTCTCGGAGCCGTCCTCCGAGTCGGTCACCGTGACGTCGACCGTGCCGGCCGCCATCGGGGGCGTGCGGCAGGTGATCACGGTCGGGGAGACGACGTCGACGTCGTTGCACGCGGTCCGCCCGAAGGTGACCTCGTCGCCCGCCTCGAAGCGCGTGCCGCTCCCGGTGATCGTGACGAAGGTGCCGCCGGCGACCGCGCCGGAGCTCGGCTCGACGAAGATCGCGTCGTAGGTGTAGCCGCCCTCGAGGACCGCCGTCGCGCCCGCGACCTCGATCTCGACGTCGACCGTGCCGACCTCACCCGCCGGCACGACGACCGCGAGGCGGCGCGCGTCGATCAAGCGGTGGTCGGCCGGCTGCACGTCGCGGCCGCCGAAGCGCGCCTGCGAGAGATCGTCGAAGCCGTTGCCGCGCAGGATGACGGTGTTGCCACCGATGAACGGGCCGTGGTCCGGGACGACGCGCTCGAGCGCGAGGTCGGTCTGGCCGATGCCGCCGCCGTCCTCGAACCCCGGGCCGGAGTCCTCCGCCGGGCCCGCGTCCGGGATCCGGATGCGCGCGTCGCCGTCGATGGTCGGGGGATCGCCGCAGCCCGAGAAGGCGAGCGCCAGCCCGAGGAGCAAACCCACTCGGGTCTGGAGTCGAGTCATCCAAGCATGCGACATCGGAGCGATCTCCCTGCGTCCGCGTTCTTCCGCGATCGGTGGTGGTGAGCACGCTCTGCATTGCAGCGCGCGCTGCGCGGCCCCCCGCACGTCTCCGCACGGCCCGAAAGCCGGGGGAGCCACCCGGCCAGTATCGGGGCAGTCCAGTACAAGTCAAGGCAGGGCCCCCTCGCGGTGATGGAAGGAAACTCGCCCAATGACGCCGGCGCGTTACGCTTCGCCGTCCAGGCATGAAGCTCACCCGACTCGTGCTCAGTGATCTCCACCTCGGCGTCGGCAGTCGCCCAGGGGAGCTGAACGTCTTCGAGGACTTCCACTTCGACGACGACTTCGCGGAGCTGCTCGCCCACTACGACCGAGAGGCCGGCGAGGACGGCGAGGTCGAGCTCATCCTGAACGGAGACGTCTTCGACCTGCTCAAGGTGAAGATCGGGGGCATCTGGCCCACCGAGATCACCGACGACATCGCCACCGAGAAGGTGCGCCAGTGCATGGACGGGCACCCCAAGTTCGTCATCGGCCTCAAGCGCTTCCTGGCCAAGGAGCGGCGCCGCCTGGTCTTCCTCCCCGGCAATCACGATCTCGACATGTGGTTTCCCGGCCCGCAGGAGCTGTTCAAGCGGTACGTCGCGCCCGGGGCCGCCGCCGACCGCGTCCACTTCGTCACCTCGAGCGACACCTATTACCTGCCGGAGGGGATCCAGATCCGGCACGGCCACCAGCTCGAGCGCA
It includes:
- a CDS encoding IPT/TIG domain-containing protein; the encoded protein is MTRLQTRVGLLLGLALAFSGCGDPPTIDGDARIRIPDAGPAEDSGPGFEDGGGIGQTDLALERVVPDHGPFIGGNTVILRGNGFDDLSQARFGGRDVQPADHRLIDARRLAVVVPAGEVGTVDVEIEVAGATAVLEGGYTYDAIFVEPSSGAVAGGTFVTITGSGTRFEAGDEVTFGRTACNDVDVVSPTVITCRTPPMAAGTVDVTVTDSEDGSETVAQDAYSYYDSSDPRSGGLGGGPIEGAINVTVVNAMTGAPVPDAFAIVGEDTATEHQGLTDSLGQITFSGPDILPPATVHIAKHCFEKTSVVAFDARDVTVFLVPWMDPMCGMGGEPPPPGRGRNGAFVEGELVFLGPNEMGPNPWLNVPDPREGWVKVAYVYTTERALGLANPDPAAGGSTQRVLESPQGRSGYPYSIFARPAGLAVYALAGLEQTSTGRFIPYVMGVARNVLAGPGQTITGVDIVMNIPLDHYLEVEVTGLPMETPRGPDRFRLQANIDLGGEGVINRVVNAEEVDVVRRRDAGRAFRFVAQPSLEGALADGRFRVEAGWFTGDFDSQPYTIVVEEGVTAIDNTLTMGNFLGIPQATSPGLGERLPADRTLRWSADGPDPDLHIVLMVGADGNPAWRMFLPGNVREAPIPDLSGIPEITDIPSGFLTWGVFAVSIPGFDFDEFRYEYLSDRYWDAWAVDFFSAQR